From the Megalops cyprinoides isolate fMegCyp1 chromosome 21, fMegCyp1.pri, whole genome shotgun sequence genome, one window contains:
- the hsd17b8 gene encoding estradiol 17-beta-dehydrogenase 8: MAAPCRLISRLAVVTGGGSGIGRAVCQRFATEGASVVVADISEGSANQTLESLPRDHRGQEHMAVAVDVSSRESVEKLVASIQRHYFQPPSVCVSAAGITQDEFLLKMEEADFDRVIQVNLKGTFLLTQAVSKALVASGSPKGSIITVGSIVGKVGNLGQVNYSASKAGVEGLTRTAAKELSRFGIRCNCVLPGFITTPMTEKVPEKVISKITSMVPMGRMGEPAEVADVCAFLASDDSRYITGVSVEVTGGLFIG; this comes from the exons ATGGCGGCGCCCTGTAGGTTGATATCCAGGCTGGCAGTGGTCACGG GAGGGGGCAGCGGCATTGGGCGAGCTGTCTGCCAGCGCTTCGCCACCGAGGGGGCCTCTGTGGTGGTCGCGGACATCAGCGAGGGCTCGGCCAATCAGACGCTGGAGAGCCTGCCACGTGACCACAGAGGGCAGGAGCACATGGCCGTGGCTGTTGATGTGTCGTCACGGGAGAGCGTGGAGAAGCTGGTCGCCAGCATACAG CGTCACTATTTCCAGCCCCCCTCTGTGTGCGTCAGTGCTGCTGGGATCACACAGGACGAGTTCCTGCTCAAGATGGAGGAGGCCGACTTTGACAGGGTCATCCAGGTCAACCTCAAG ggGACCTTTCTGCTCACACAGGCTGTTTCCAAGGCGCTCGTGGCCAGCGGATCCCCCAAGGGCTCCATCATCACCGTGGGCAGCATTGTGGGCAAG GTGGGCAACTTGGGGCAGGTCAACTACTCTGCCTCCAAAGCTGGGGTGGAAGGGTTAACGAGAACCGCAGCCAAGGAGCTgagcag GTTTGGGATTCGCTGTAACTGTGTGCTTCCTGGGTTCATAACCACACCAATGACAGAAAAAGTGCCAGAGAAAGTCATCAGCaag aTCACCTCCATGGTGCCAATGGGCAGGATGGGAGAACCTGCAG AGGTGGCTGATGTGTGTGCGTTCCTGGCTTCTGATGACAGCCGCTACATCACCGGTGTCAGTGTGGAAGTCACAG GAGGTCTTTTCATTGGCTGA